In Saccharothrix syringae, the following are encoded in one genomic region:
- a CDS encoding quinone oxidoreductase family protein, giving the protein MRAVQITEFGGPEVLTEVELPDPVAGPGEILVDVSRAGLNYADTHQAENSYLSKMELPLVPGGEVVGTAGARRVVALTAGGGGYAQKAVVPGATAFDVPDGVDDLTALSLVVQGATAWLLLRRSTHMEPGESVVVHAAAGGVGSLAVQLAKKWGAGRVIATASTEEKRALALELGADVAVDSTAPDMTGALREANGGRRVDVVLDMTGGAVTDQSVAALAPFGRLGFYGMASREQPSPIAPGKLLVRSTAVAGMWLPHAFKLPGRVVHRAMAELFDLVLAGELRAVPGGEYGLSEVRRAHEDLRARRTTGKLVLDPSR; this is encoded by the coding sequence GTGCGAGCCGTCCAGATCACCGAGTTCGGCGGACCGGAGGTCCTGACCGAGGTCGAGCTGCCCGACCCCGTCGCCGGACCGGGTGAAATCCTCGTCGACGTCAGCCGCGCGGGCCTGAACTACGCCGACACGCACCAGGCCGAGAACAGCTACCTGTCGAAGATGGAGCTGCCGCTGGTGCCCGGCGGCGAGGTCGTCGGCACGGCCGGCGCGCGGCGCGTGGTCGCCCTGACCGCGGGCGGCGGCGGGTACGCGCAGAAGGCCGTGGTGCCGGGGGCCACCGCCTTCGACGTGCCCGACGGCGTGGACGACCTGACCGCGTTGAGCTTGGTCGTGCAGGGCGCCACCGCCTGGCTGCTGCTGCGCCGCAGCACGCACATGGAGCCGGGGGAGAGCGTCGTCGTGCACGCCGCCGCCGGCGGGGTCGGGTCGCTGGCCGTGCAGCTGGCGAAGAAGTGGGGCGCCGGGCGCGTCATCGCCACGGCGAGCACCGAGGAGAAGCGCGCGCTGGCCCTGGAGCTGGGCGCGGACGTCGCGGTCGACTCCACCGCGCCGGACATGACCGGGGCGCTGCGCGAGGCCAACGGCGGCCGGCGGGTCGACGTCGTGCTGGACATGACCGGCGGCGCGGTGACCGACCAGAGCGTGGCGGCGCTGGCGCCGTTCGGGCGGCTGGGGTTCTACGGGATGGCGAGCCGCGAGCAGCCGTCGCCCATCGCGCCCGGCAAGCTGCTGGTGCGGTCCACCGCGGTGGCGGGCATGTGGCTGCCGCACGCGTTCAAGCTGCCCGGCCGGGTCGTGCACCGGGCCATGGCGGAGCTGTTCGACCTGGTGCTGGCGGGCGAGCTGCGGGCCGTGCCGGGCGGGGAGTACGGGCTGTCCGAGGTGCGCCGGGCGCACGAGGACCTGCGGGCCCGGCGCACCACCGGCAAGCTGGTGCTCGACCCGTCGCGCTGA
- a CDS encoding DUF6319 family protein yields the protein MQADTLAEQEVKVDAEAPAAAPVQEEVAAVPQEQPRVEEQPKAQEPKTQEPKTDEAEAKPAKRPKSTAKKTRTVELTLTVTGTADGEWQADLVHGTKRVVQGLSISAAAVARAAKELHEDIAGGIEEVIETARAQHRTRMEELEAELARVKAALAELSDD from the coding sequence GTGCAGGCGGACACGCTCGCAGAGCAGGAAGTGAAGGTGGACGCCGAGGCGCCCGCCGCCGCGCCCGTGCAGGAGGAGGTCGCAGCCGTGCCCCAGGAGCAGCCCCGGGTCGAGGAGCAGCCCAAGGCCCAGGAGCCCAAGACCCAGGAGCCCAAGACCGACGAGGCCGAGGCCAAGCCGGCCAAGCGCCCCAAGTCGACGGCGAAGAAGACCCGCACGGTGGAGCTGACGCTGACCGTGACCGGCACCGCGGACGGCGAGTGGCAGGCCGACCTGGTGCACGGCACCAAGCGGGTCGTGCAGGGCCTGAGCATCTCGGCCGCCGCGGTGGCGCGGGCGGCCAAGGAGCTGCACGAGGACATCGCGGGCGGCATCGAGGAGGTCATCGAGACGGCCCGCGCCCAGCACCGCACCCGCATGGAGGAGCTGGAGGCCGAGCTGGCCCGGGTCAAGGCGGCCCTGGCCGAGCTCAGCGACGACTGA
- a CDS encoding DUF6401 family natural product biosynthesis protein, with translation MSVWRDFSARRFLDRLSDQLGIAVVLAPGVLAAVDQHGAAVRDILAHGVSASAVAAGAVLLAGYARGVLDEAVEQGWRLPAIVDWANADWTTLRLAAVCHLARREEPALGA, from the coding sequence GTGAGCGTGTGGAGGGACTTCTCCGCTCGCCGGTTCCTGGACCGGTTGAGCGACCAGCTCGGCATCGCGGTGGTGCTGGCACCGGGCGTGCTGGCTGCCGTGGACCAGCACGGAGCGGCGGTGCGCGACATCCTGGCGCACGGCGTGTCGGCCTCGGCGGTGGCCGCCGGGGCGGTGCTGCTGGCCGGGTACGCGAGGGGCGTGCTGGACGAGGCGGTGGAGCAGGGGTGGCGGTTGCCCGCCATCGTGGACTGGGCGAACGCCGACTGGACGACCCTGAGACTGGCCGCGGTGTGCCACCTGGCGAGGCGCGAGGAGCCGGCGCTGGGAGCTTGA
- a CDS encoding mechanosensitive ion channel family protein, giving the protein MTELLVAQGIGDATGDALRSVVTFVPKLVGFLLVLLIGWVVARLLRTAVNKVLERVHFDRAVQRGGIGDALARSKFDASGLVAQIVYYAVLLIALQIAFGLFGSNPVSDLLTAIVAWLPRAIVAIVIVVVAAAVASAVRDLTGRALGGLSYGPVLGKVASWFIIGLGVIAALNQIGVATTVTTPILIAILATVGGILVVGVGGGLVRPMQQRWEGWLSRAEQEAPQARAHAEAYQRGREDVQRTQAPAGQTQRVTETPAHAASMPTPPVGMPVQQPQYPPQDPAR; this is encoded by the coding sequence ATGACGGAACTGCTCGTGGCGCAGGGCATCGGTGACGCCACCGGTGACGCCCTGCGCTCGGTGGTCACCTTCGTGCCCAAGCTCGTCGGGTTCCTGCTCGTGCTGCTCATCGGGTGGGTCGTCGCCCGACTCCTGCGCACGGCGGTGAACAAGGTGCTGGAGCGCGTGCACTTCGACCGCGCCGTCCAGCGCGGCGGGATCGGCGACGCCCTGGCCCGCTCCAAGTTCGACGCCTCGGGCCTGGTCGCGCAGATCGTGTACTACGCGGTGCTGCTGATCGCCCTCCAGATCGCGTTCGGCCTGTTCGGCTCGAACCCGGTGAGCGACCTGCTGACCGCCATCGTCGCCTGGCTGCCGCGGGCGATCGTGGCCATCGTGATCGTCGTGGTGGCCGCGGCCGTCGCGAGCGCGGTGCGCGACCTGACCGGCCGCGCGCTGGGCGGGCTGTCCTACGGGCCGGTGCTGGGCAAGGTCGCCTCGTGGTTCATCATCGGGCTGGGCGTCATCGCGGCGCTGAACCAGATCGGCGTGGCCACCACGGTCACCACGCCCATCCTGATCGCGATCCTGGCGACGGTCGGCGGAATCCTGGTGGTCGGCGTCGGCGGCGGGTTGGTGCGGCCGATGCAGCAGCGGTGGGAGGGGTGGCTGAGCCGGGCCGAGCAGGAGGCGCCGCAGGCCAGGGCCCACGCGGAGGCGTACCAGCGCGGGCGTGAGGACGTGCAGCGGACGCAGGCCCCGGCCGGGCAGACGCAGCGGGTGACCGAGACGCCGGCGCACGCGGCCTCCATGCCCACGCCGCCGGTGGGGATGCCGGTGCAGCAGCCCCAGTACCCGCCGCAGGACCCGGCTCGGTAG
- a CDS encoding S8 family serine peptidase — protein MSQPTGTETTGRYLVLLEDRSVAAGALEMNRVAGISAASTADRPTAADLAATDGVIFQDLGVAVVDATPEQVAQLSRAAESTGPISVVEAERVVQAYTSTEQAAAAAVDESVFTWGLQAVGASICAATGKGVRLAVLDTGFTVAHPDFAGRTVVTQSFIQGETVDDAHGHGTHCIGTAGGPRKPAAGPGYGVAPEVEIYAGKVLSNAGSGTDSGILAGIEWAVTNGCAVISMSLGAAVRPNTPYSQIFEQAATRAIARGSLIVAAAGNESRRPGAVNPVGHPANCPSILSVGAIDVSRAIAPFSCGTVDTIGQVDLVGPGMDIYSSWNTDSGKGLYKRIAGTSMATPHVAGVAALLAEKYGARGWELWARLAQSGRRLGLPSTDVGGGLVQAP, from the coding sequence ATGTCACAGCCAACGGGCACCGAGACCACGGGGCGCTACCTGGTGCTCCTCGAAGACCGGTCGGTCGCGGCCGGCGCACTGGAGATGAACCGGGTCGCCGGGATCAGCGCCGCCAGCACCGCCGACCGGCCCACCGCGGCCGACCTCGCCGCCACCGACGGCGTCATCTTCCAGGACCTGGGCGTCGCGGTGGTCGACGCGACGCCGGAGCAGGTCGCCCAGCTCTCCCGCGCCGCCGAGTCGACCGGCCCGATCTCCGTGGTCGAGGCCGAGCGGGTGGTGCAGGCTTACACCTCCACCGAGCAGGCCGCCGCGGCCGCGGTCGACGAGTCCGTGTTCACGTGGGGCCTGCAGGCCGTGGGCGCCAGCATCTGCGCGGCCACCGGCAAGGGCGTGCGCCTCGCCGTGCTCGACACCGGCTTCACCGTGGCGCACCCCGACTTCGCGGGCCGCACCGTGGTCACCCAGTCGTTCATCCAGGGCGAGACCGTGGACGACGCGCACGGCCACGGCACGCACTGCATCGGCACCGCGGGCGGCCCGCGCAAGCCCGCCGCCGGTCCCGGCTACGGCGTCGCGCCCGAGGTCGAGATCTACGCGGGCAAGGTGCTGTCCAACGCGGGCAGCGGCACGGACAGCGGCATCCTGGCCGGCATCGAGTGGGCCGTCACCAACGGGTGCGCGGTCATCTCCATGTCGCTGGGCGCGGCCGTGCGGCCGAACACGCCGTACTCGCAGATCTTCGAGCAGGCCGCCACGCGCGCCATCGCCCGCGGGTCGCTCATCGTCGCCGCCGCGGGCAACGAGAGCAGGCGGCCGGGCGCGGTCAACCCGGTCGGCCACCCGGCCAACTGCCCGTCGATCCTGTCCGTCGGCGCGATCGACGTGAGCCGGGCCATCGCGCCGTTCTCCTGCGGCACGGTCGACACCATCGGCCAGGTCGACCTGGTCGGGCCGGGCATGGACATCTACTCCAGCTGGAACACCGACTCCGGCAAGGGGCTCTACAAGCGCATCGCGGGCACCAGCATGGCCACGCCGCACGTCGCGGGCGTGGCGGCCCTGCTGGCGGAGAAGTACGGCGCCCGCGGCTGGGAGCTGTGGGCGCGGCTGGCGCAGTCCGGCCGTCGACTGGGGTTGCCTTCCACGGACGTGGGTGGAGGATTGGTGCAGGCTCCCTGA
- a CDS encoding cation:proton antiporter, translated as MHSTAIALVQLGAVFFGLGLLGKMAWRIGISPIPLYLIGGLAFGEGGLIPLHGIEDFAHLSSEIGVVLLLLLLGLEYSAAELMTGLKRSWTAGVVDIVLNAAPGAVAALVLGWGPVGALAMAGVTYISSSGIIAKVLGDLGRLGNRETPVVLSVLVFEDLAMAVYLPILTAVLAGVSFLGGLSAVGISLAAITVVLVVALKFGRYVSALVDSPDPEVFLLKVLGAALLVAGLASQLQVSAAVGAFLLGIAISGSTAENATRMLEPLRDLFAAMFFVVFGLNTDPASIPPVLGLAVALAVVTSATKVATGWWAARRQGIGRMGRARAGAALVARGEFSIVIASLTVSSGAVDGRLAALATAYVLLMAVLGPVAARVVEPIAKFTRRRDEQATTA; from the coding sequence TTGCACAGCACAGCAATCGCGCTGGTCCAGCTCGGCGCGGTCTTCTTCGGCCTGGGCCTGCTCGGCAAGATGGCGTGGCGGATCGGCATCTCCCCGATCCCGCTCTACCTGATCGGCGGCCTCGCGTTCGGCGAGGGCGGCCTGATCCCCCTGCACGGCATCGAGGACTTCGCGCACCTGTCCAGCGAGATCGGCGTGGTCCTCCTGCTGCTCCTGCTCGGCCTGGAGTACTCGGCGGCCGAGCTGATGACCGGCCTGAAGCGGTCGTGGACGGCCGGCGTGGTGGACATCGTGCTCAACGCCGCGCCCGGCGCGGTCGCCGCGCTGGTGCTGGGCTGGGGCCCGGTCGGCGCGCTGGCGATGGCCGGCGTCACCTACATCTCCTCCTCCGGGATCATCGCCAAGGTGCTCGGCGACCTGGGCCGGCTGGGCAACCGGGAGACCCCGGTGGTGCTGTCGGTGCTGGTGTTCGAGGACCTGGCGATGGCGGTCTACCTGCCGATCCTGACCGCCGTGCTGGCGGGCGTGAGCTTCCTGGGCGGGCTGAGCGCGGTGGGCATCTCGCTCGCCGCCATCACCGTGGTCCTGGTCGTCGCGCTCAAGTTCGGCCGCTACGTCTCCGCGCTGGTCGACAGCCCCGACCCCGAGGTGTTCCTGCTCAAGGTGCTGGGCGCGGCGCTGCTGGTGGCGGGCCTGGCCTCGCAGCTGCAGGTGTCGGCGGCGGTCGGCGCGTTCCTGCTGGGCATCGCGATCTCCGGGTCCACCGCGGAGAACGCCACCCGGATGCTGGAGCCGCTGCGGGACCTGTTCGCGGCGATGTTCTTCGTGGTGTTCGGGCTGAACACCGACCCGGCGTCGATCCCGCCCGTGCTGGGCCTGGCGGTGGCCCTGGCGGTGGTGACCTCGGCGACCAAGGTGGCCACCGGCTGGTGGGCCGCGAGGCGCCAGGGCATCGGCCGGATGGGTCGCGCCCGCGCGGGCGCCGCGCTCGTGGCGCGCGGCGAGTTCTCCATCGTCATCGCCTCGCTCACGGTGTCCTCCGGCGCGGTCGACGGGCGGCTGGCGGCGCTGGCCACGGCGTACGTGCTGCTCATGGCGGTGCTGGGCCCGGTGGCGGCCCGCGTGGTCGAGCCGATCGCCAAGTTCACCCGAAGGCGTGATGAGCAGGCGACAACGGCCTGA
- a CDS encoding cation:proton antiporter regulatory subunit, translated as MNVEVTPLPGIGTRQDFMIRAGRRIGVITHRDGKFELILSRRDDPDDCMASIALTPAEAATLAGLLGAPQLVAHLDEQHRDVAGVSTRQFPVIPGSRFDGRPLAETELRTRTGASIVAVVRSGAVHPSPRPDFVFAGGDLVVVVGTAEGLTAAGDLLGGG; from the coding sequence GTGAACGTCGAGGTAACGCCGCTCCCGGGCATCGGCACCCGCCAGGACTTCATGATCCGCGCCGGCCGCCGCATCGGTGTCATCACCCACCGCGACGGCAAGTTCGAGCTGATCCTGTCCCGACGGGACGACCCCGACGACTGCATGGCATCCATAGCCCTCACCCCGGCCGAGGCCGCCACGCTGGCGGGCCTGCTGGGCGCGCCGCAACTGGTCGCGCACCTGGACGAGCAGCACCGCGACGTGGCGGGCGTGTCCACCCGGCAGTTCCCGGTCATCCCCGGCTCCCGGTTCGACGGCCGCCCGCTGGCCGAGACCGAGCTGCGCACCCGCACCGGCGCGTCGATCGTGGCCGTGGTGCGCTCGGGCGCGGTGCACCCCTCGCCGCGCCCGGACTTCGTGTTCGCGGGCGGCGACCTGGTCGTGGTCGTGGGCACCGCCGAGGGCCTGACCGCCGCCGGCGACCTGCTGGGCGGTGGCTGA
- the cmk gene encoding (d)CMP kinase — protein MAHGELRGVVALDGPSGTGKSSVARRLAATLGARYLDTGAMYRAVTLAVLRAGVDPADDDAVLAVVRRAEVVQAADPDRSTTHLDGEDVGTEIRGPEVTRAVSAVSAVPAVRELVVGQQRDIIAAALAEAGGIVVEGRDIGTVVVPDAALKVYITADAEARAQRRAKQDAASGRAVDPVAILADVRRRDAHDSSRAVSPLRAADDAVVLDTTSLDLAGVLAALLELVDARDLLAQPSGRVRR, from the coding sequence GTGGCACACGGTGAGCTGCGTGGCGTGGTGGCCCTCGACGGGCCGTCCGGCACCGGCAAGTCCTCGGTCGCGCGCCGGCTCGCGGCGACCCTGGGCGCGCGCTACCTGGACACCGGCGCCATGTACCGGGCGGTGACGCTGGCCGTGCTGCGCGCCGGCGTCGACCCGGCCGACGACGACGCCGTGCTCGCGGTCGTCCGCCGCGCCGAGGTCGTCCAGGCAGCCGACCCCGACCGCTCCACCACGCACCTGGACGGCGAGGACGTCGGCACCGAGATCCGCGGCCCCGAGGTCACCCGCGCGGTGTCGGCGGTCTCGGCCGTGCCCGCGGTGCGCGAGCTCGTGGTCGGGCAGCAGCGCGACATCATCGCCGCCGCCCTGGCCGAGGCGGGCGGCATCGTGGTCGAGGGCCGCGACATCGGCACGGTCGTCGTCCCCGACGCCGCGCTGAAGGTCTACATCACCGCCGACGCCGAGGCCCGCGCCCAGCGCCGCGCCAAGCAGGACGCCGCGTCCGGCCGGGCGGTCGACCCGGTCGCCATCCTGGCCGACGTGCGGCGGCGCGACGCCCACGACTCGTCACGCGCGGTGTCGCCGCTGCGCGCCGCCGACGACGCCGTGGTGCTCGACACCACGTCGCTGGACCTGGCGGGCGTGCTGGCGGCGCTGCTGGAGCTGGTGGACGCGCGCGACCTGCTGGCGCAGCCGAGCGGGCGGGTGCGCCGGTGA
- a CDS encoding lysophospholipid acyltransferase family protein, which translates to MSDQLPGGARPRLHDFARWIARRPFRAAFTRTRVRGAERVPPTGPVVVVANHSSGLDGPILFGVVPRRVTFLIKQEMFKGVVGTLLRAIGQLAVRRGVPDRAPLLAAQAVLRDGGVIGVFPEGTRGAGDVAEAQQGAAWLARSTGAVVVPIACRGTLRPPGAGRRFRPAVDVLVGEPFELPADKGRQGLAKATEQVRDRLATLVAELDSQRGEAR; encoded by the coding sequence GTGAGCGACCAGCTCCCGGGGGGCGCGCGGCCCCGCCTGCACGACTTCGCCCGCTGGATCGCGCGCCGGCCGTTCCGCGCGGCGTTCACCCGGACCCGCGTGCGCGGCGCCGAGCGGGTGCCGCCCACCGGACCGGTCGTGGTGGTGGCCAACCACAGCTCCGGGCTGGACGGGCCGATCCTGTTCGGCGTGGTGCCCCGCCGGGTGACGTTCCTGATCAAGCAGGAGATGTTCAAGGGCGTGGTGGGCACGCTGCTGCGCGCCATCGGCCAGCTCGCCGTGCGCCGGGGCGTGCCCGACCGGGCACCGCTGCTGGCCGCGCAGGCGGTGCTGCGCGACGGCGGCGTGATCGGCGTGTTCCCGGAGGGCACGCGCGGCGCGGGCGACGTGGCCGAGGCCCAGCAGGGCGCGGCCTGGCTCGCCCGGTCGACCGGCGCGGTGGTCGTGCCGATCGCCTGCCGCGGCACCCTGCGCCCGCCCGGGGCCGGGCGGAGGTTCCGGCCCGCGGTGGACGTGCTCGTGGGCGAGCCGTTCGAGCTGCCCGCCGACAAGGGTCGGCAGGGGCTCGCGAAGGCCACCGAGCAGGTCCGCGACCGCTTGGCCACCCTGGTGGCCGAGCTCGACAGCCAACGAGGAGAAGCACGATGA
- the der gene encoding ribosome biogenesis GTPase Der, translating into MTDLDGTWADESEWTAFDDEGLGDEGSAAPPQPVLAVVGRPNVGKSTLVNRIIGRREAVVQDVPGVTRDRVAYDALWNGRKFTVVDTGGWEPDATGMMASVAAQAELAMQTADAILFVVDATVGATTTDEAAVKLLRRSKRPVLLVANKVDDERLSADVASLWSLGLGEPIPVSGLHGRGSGDMLDKILDALPETPRETFEAHRGGPRRVALVGRPNVGKSSLLNRLTGENRSVVDATAGTTVDPVDSLVELDDEVWRFVDTAGLRKRVNFASGAEYYASLRTKAAIESAEVAIVLLDASEPISEQDLRVLTTVVESGRACVLAFNKWDLVDEDRRHAMVRELERGLVRVPWAERVNISALTGRAVRKLAPALRTALDSWDTRVPTGRLNAWLNDLVAATPPPVRGGKQPKVLFATQAATRPPTFVLFTTGFLEAGYRRFIERKLREEFGFQGSPVRISVRVREKRPKK; encoded by the coding sequence ATGACGGACTTGGACGGCACCTGGGCGGACGAGTCCGAGTGGACCGCGTTCGACGACGAGGGGCTGGGCGACGAGGGTTCCGCCGCGCCGCCGCAGCCCGTGCTGGCCGTGGTCGGCAGGCCCAACGTCGGCAAGTCGACCCTGGTCAACCGCATCATCGGCCGCCGCGAGGCGGTCGTGCAGGACGTGCCGGGCGTGACCCGCGACCGGGTCGCCTACGACGCGCTGTGGAACGGCCGCAAGTTCACCGTGGTCGACACCGGCGGCTGGGAGCCCGACGCCACCGGCATGATGGCCTCCGTGGCCGCGCAGGCCGAGCTGGCCATGCAGACCGCGGACGCCATCCTGTTCGTGGTCGACGCCACGGTCGGCGCCACCACCACCGACGAGGCCGCGGTGAAGCTGCTGCGCCGGTCCAAGCGGCCCGTGCTGCTGGTCGCGAACAAGGTCGACGACGAGCGCCTGTCGGCCGACGTGGCCTCCCTGTGGTCGCTGGGCCTGGGCGAGCCGATCCCGGTGTCCGGCCTGCACGGCCGCGGCTCCGGCGACATGCTCGACAAGATCCTCGACGCCCTGCCGGAGACCCCGCGCGAGACGTTCGAGGCCCACCGCGGCGGGCCGCGCCGGGTCGCCCTGGTCGGCAGGCCCAACGTCGGCAAGTCGTCCCTGCTCAACCGCCTCACCGGCGAGAACAGGTCGGTCGTCGACGCCACCGCGGGCACCACCGTCGACCCGGTCGACTCGCTGGTCGAGCTCGACGACGAGGTGTGGCGCTTCGTCGACACCGCCGGCCTGCGCAAACGGGTGAACTTCGCCTCCGGCGCGGAGTACTACGCGTCGCTGCGCACCAAGGCCGCGATCGAGTCGGCCGAGGTGGCGATCGTGCTGCTGGACGCGTCCGAGCCGATCAGCGAGCAGGACCTGCGCGTGCTGACCACGGTGGTCGAGTCCGGGCGCGCCTGCGTGCTGGCGTTCAACAAGTGGGACCTGGTGGACGAGGACCGGCGGCACGCCATGGTGCGCGAGCTGGAGCGCGGCCTGGTCCGGGTGCCGTGGGCCGAGCGGGTGAACATCTCGGCGCTCACCGGTCGCGCGGTGCGCAAGCTCGCCCCGGCGCTGCGCACCGCGCTGGACTCGTGGGACACCCGGGTGCCCACCGGCCGGCTCAACGCCTGGCTGAACGACCTGGTCGCGGCCACCCCGCCGCCCGTGCGCGGCGGCAAGCAGCCCAAGGTCCTGTTCGCCACCCAGGCCGCCACCCGGCCGCCCACGTTCGTGCTGTTCACCACCGGTTTCCTGGAGGCGGGCTACCGGCGGTTCATCGAGCGCAAGCTGCGCGAGGAGTTCGGCTTCCAGGGCAGCCCGGTGCGGATCTCCGTGCGCGTGCGGGAGAAGCGCCCGAAGAAGTGA
- a CDS encoding response regulator yields the protein MRLPDHVPVRLVLADDEALLRRGLKVLLEADGRVEVVAEAADGAGLLEVVRRHHPDVALVDVQMPGVDGLVALRELLTWPDPPALAVLTTFDLDDYVATALDLGAQGFLLKDAEPDALVRAVLDLAAGGAVLDPRITARLLPRLRAVRTRGNPLLDGLSARERQVLALVAHGRPNSAIAAELGLSEATVKSYVSTVLTKLGVENRVQAALVAHQVDAW from the coding sequence ATGCGGTTGCCTGACCACGTGCCGGTGCGACTGGTCCTGGCCGACGACGAGGCGCTGCTCCGTCGGGGGCTCAAGGTGCTGCTCGAAGCGGACGGCCGGGTCGAGGTGGTGGCCGAGGCCGCCGACGGCGCGGGCCTGCTGGAGGTCGTGCGCCGGCACCACCCGGACGTCGCGCTGGTCGACGTGCAGATGCCGGGCGTCGACGGCCTGGTGGCGCTGCGCGAACTGCTGACCTGGCCGGACCCGCCCGCGCTGGCCGTGCTGACCACGTTCGACCTGGACGACTACGTGGCCACCGCGCTCGACCTGGGCGCCCAGGGCTTCCTGCTGAAGGACGCGGAGCCCGACGCCCTGGTACGAGCGGTGCTCGACCTGGCCGCGGGCGGCGCGGTGCTGGACCCGAGGATCACCGCCCGCCTGCTGCCCAGGCTGCGGGCGGTGAGGACGCGCGGCAACCCGCTGCTGGACGGCCTGAGCGCCCGCGAGCGGCAGGTGCTGGCCCTGGTGGCCCACGGCAGGCCGAACAGCGCCATAGCCGCGGAACTGGGCCTGAGCGAGGCGACGGTCAAGAGCTACGTCTCCACGGTCCTGACGAAACTCGGGGTGGAGAACCGCGTCCAGGCGGCCCTGGTGGCACACCAGGTGGACGCGTGGTGA
- a CDS encoding sensor histidine kinase codes for MVILLELLVVTVPAAMVLMAGGVPFTWSVPAALIACAALPLRRRNPSLTALLCLPALVGGLGWPPTVVAMYRVGRKTSPPVMISWVAAATTVPATFVVVHEALPPNAAFLTFAFALFMAGAPAALGALITTRRKLTASLTEASRARTAELEAREESAKASERARIAREIHDAVGHHATLIAVESAALAATTEDAETREAALRLRGLAKEALAEMRAALGLLNTEPIPGYEGIPHLVDRARAAGLAVAYQDRTTDAPPPSTGRAAYRVIQEALTNVTKHAPGAPAEVLLTHNRDHLTITVTNGPPTTPAPPTSGGHGLHGLQERVTLAGGKLTTTARTDGSFTLEATLPSTPSQDDSTFGGSAHSRTTA; via the coding sequence GTGGTGATCCTCCTGGAACTGCTGGTGGTCACCGTGCCCGCGGCCATGGTGCTGATGGCGGGCGGCGTCCCGTTCACCTGGTCGGTCCCGGCGGCCCTGATCGCCTGCGCGGCGCTGCCACTACGACGCCGGAACCCGTCCCTGACCGCCCTGCTGTGCCTGCCGGCGCTGGTAGGAGGTTTGGGCTGGCCACCGACGGTGGTGGCGATGTACCGAGTGGGCCGCAAGACGAGCCCACCAGTAATGATCTCCTGGGTAGCCGCGGCCACCACCGTCCCGGCGACTTTCGTGGTGGTGCACGAGGCCCTGCCCCCCAACGCCGCGTTCCTGACGTTCGCCTTCGCCCTGTTCATGGCAGGCGCCCCCGCGGCGTTGGGAGCCCTGATCACCACCAGGCGAAAGCTGACCGCGAGCCTGACGGAAGCCTCGCGGGCCAGGACGGCCGAGCTGGAGGCGCGCGAGGAGAGCGCCAAAGCGTCGGAACGAGCCAGGATCGCCCGAGAGATCCACGACGCGGTGGGCCACCACGCCACCCTGATAGCGGTCGAGTCGGCAGCCCTGGCCGCCACCACGGAAGACGCGGAGACCCGAGAAGCGGCGCTGCGCCTGCGAGGTCTGGCCAAGGAGGCACTGGCCGAGATGCGAGCAGCCCTGGGCCTGCTCAACACCGAGCCGATCCCGGGGTACGAAGGAATCCCCCACCTGGTCGACAGGGCAAGAGCCGCAGGTCTCGCGGTCGCCTACCAGGACCGGACCACGGATGCGCCACCCCCGTCAACAGGCCGAGCCGCCTACCGCGTGATCCAGGAAGCGCTGACCAACGTCACCAAACACGCCCCGGGTGCCCCCGCAGAGGTGCTGCTGACCCACAACAGGGACCACCTGACCATCACCGTGACCAACGGTCCCCCCACCACCCCCGCACCCCCCACCTCGGGAGGCCACGGCCTGCACGGCTTGCAGGAACGAGTCACCCTGGCAGGCGGCAAGCTGACCACCACAGCCCGAACGGACGGCAGCTTCACCCTGGAAGCGACCCTCCCCTCAACCCCATCACAAGACGACTCGACTTTTGGCGGTAGTGCACACAGTCGGACGACCGCATAG